Below is a window of Candidatus Viadribacter manganicus DNA.
ATCATCGCCGCGATGATGACGACGATGGTGTTGGAAAGGCCGGAGAGAACAGGGCCAAGAGTGCGGATTTGCGCGGCGCGCCGCGGGTTGCGCGACTGCACCGCGATGCGCTCGAACACGCGCTTGATGCCGAGTTGACCAAGCTCGATCGCCGCGAGCGCCAGTACGAGAATGATGGCGATGCGGCCGAGCACCGAGAACACCGCGTAAATCGGACTGTCGCGGAGATCGCTGAAGTTGAAGCCCCAAAGACGGAGCACGACCACGAACGCGCCGACGAAGATCGCAAGCCGCGCGACGCGCATTGTCCAGCGGCCGATAGCGACGCGCCGTTGACCTGGCGCTTCACCTTTCGGAGCGATGCGTTCGGTTAGAGATTTCAGAATGACGTGCAGGCCCCAGATGATGATCACCGCGGCGACCAGCACCAGGAAGGACAGACCGGCGCGCAAGAATGCTTGTTCTGGATCGAGCGTCAGCACGCCGCGAACAAAGTCTTCGACGTGCTGCGCGAGTGTTTGAAAGGAATAGTTCGCCGACGGCGGCGATGGGGGCGTTGTCGTCATGTTGTGGCGATATTAGCGCGCGCTGCGCCGATTTCGAGGCCGATCAAGCGTTTGGCTTCGTGAACAGAAGTGCAAACCAGCCCAAGATGAGCGTTACTCCCCCGACGGGTGCGAGCATGATCAGCGCGCGGTTGTGCATGATCGCGAGTGTGTAAAGGGTTCCCGCGAAGATCGCGGCGCCGGCGAGGATCATTGCGCCGGCGATCAAGTTCAGGCGGCCGCTACGACTGGAGAGTGCGAGGCCCGCAGCGCCCGCGCCAAGCTGGATGAAGGCGGCGAGCTGGATGCGTTGCAAATCTTCCGGCGCGGGCTGTAGTGCGTGCGCCGCGAGCACAAGCATAACGAGTGGGATGAGGCCGGAAAGCGCGGCGAAGATATTGAGCAGACGCATGAGCGCTCCTAGATAGTCGCAATTCTCGACATTCTAGAGCGCGGCGTCCAGGCGGCGCACCGGGGAGCGGCAACATGCAGCAGAAACGTGAAATCGGCCGGAGCGGCATCAAGATTACCCCGCTCGTGCTTGGCGGAAACGTTTTCGGCTGGACCGCCGATGAAGCGGCTTCGTTCGCGATCCTCGATGCGTTCGTCGATCAAGGCGGCGACGCGATCGACACGGCGGATGTGTATTCGGCGTGGGTCCCCGGCCATGAAGGCGGAGAGAGCGAACGTGTGATCGGCGCCTGGTTGAAAAAGAGCGGCAAGCGCGACAAGGTCGTGATCGGCACGAAGGTTGGGATGTGGCCGAAGCGTTTGGGCATCAAGCGGCAAAACATCGTCGAAGCGTGCGAAGACTCGCTGAAACGGCTGGGGATCGCCACGATCGATCTTTATTGGTTGCATCGTGATGACGAAGCGACGGACGCGGAGGAGTACACCGCCGGCCTCGAAGATTTGATCAAAGCCGGCAAGATCCGTTCGTTCGGCGCTTCCAACTTTAAGCCCGGGCGTTTTGGTGAAGGCATTGCGGCGGCTAAGGCGCGTGATCTGCACTTTGATGCGCAGCAGCCTGAATACAATCTGATGAACCGCGAAATTGAAGCGGAGCTGCTCGGCCAATGCGAGCGCGAAGGCGTTTCGATCTTGCCGTATTACGGGCTCGCGAGCGGCTATCTCACCGGCAAGTATCGTAGCGCCGAAGATAAATCCAAGAGCGCGCGCGGTGGCCGCATGGACAAGTACATGGAAGGCAAGGGTCCGGCGGTGCTGGCGGCCCTCGATGAAATCTCAGCCTGCCATAAAGCAACGCAGGCGCAGGTAGCGCTTGCGTGGATCATGGCGAAACTGCCGACGGGCGCGCCGATTGCGAGCGCAACGAGCGTGACGCAGCTGGATGAATTAATGGGTGCGTTGCGTGTGACGCTCGGCGCCGACGATTTGGCGGCGCTTGATCGCGCCAGCGCGTGATTTGGCGGTTACCAGCCGCCACCACCACCGCCGCCGCCGCCGCCGCCAGATGAGCCGCCACCACCGCCGCCGGATGAGCTTGAGCTTTGTGGCAGCGATGAGCTGACGCCTGAGCTCATGTTCGAGACCATCGAGTTCGAGAGCGATGCAAAGGACTGTCCGGTGCTGATGTTTGCCCAGGTCGGGTGATAGTTCGAAGCTTCCTGCGGCATCAGCTTTTCAAAGTGCGTGGTCCATGGCTTTTCGACGCCGAGCGCCACCGCGTAGGGGAGGAATTTCTCGTAGCGCTCGGTCGTCATTGGTGGTGGCGCCTCGGAGCCGGGTTTGGCGGCGTTGAGCTGAAGTTTTTCGGCCGTTTCCATATAGAGACGGAAGCCTTCGATTTCCGTGCGCAGCTTCTGACCTTCTTGTGTCGGCGCCGGCATCAGATACATGAAAACGAAATTGAGGATGGCGAGCGCGATGATGCCGAGCGTGAGCCAGATCGACCATTCGTTTGCCAAGAATGCAGCGATAACGACAACGATGATCGACACCGCGAGCGCCGCGATTGTGTAGCCAATGTTCCAGCGGAAATACTTCTCGCCGTACTTGGCGGCGAGGGTTTTGCTGAAGTTGGTGTAGGCGCCGGTGAAACCCGAATCATAGGTCCCGCCGAGAGTCTTGTGATTGGAGCTGACGAAGAGATCGGTTTCGAATGCGAGATCTTCGGGTGTGATGCCTTCGATGCCGGCGGATGTTGATGACGACTTACGCGTGAGCTCGGTGTGCTTCTTGTCAGTGGCGTCGACAACGATGCGGCCTTTGACTGCAAGATACATCAAAGTTGCGATCAGCGCGCGATGGCCGTCGGCGGCGCCGCGATTGTAGACGTAGTGTACGCCCGCGGGGGAATAGCCGTTCGGCGCCTCGTAGCGGGGAAACACCGGGCCCTTCTGAGGATCGCGGCCAACGCGATTGAAGGCGCGGTAGAGCCAAACAAAAAGCGCTAACATCGAGATGCCGAGCACGGTGAGCGAGCCGAAGCGCTGCCACCAGAGGCCGGCAATGTCGCTCGTCGATGGCGGATCGATAACCCCCTTATCAACGGACACCGAAACGGTGAGGCCTTCATTGATGTTGAGCGGGCGCGTTGTGCTGAAGGTTTGACGTTCCGCGGCTTGCGTGACGGCAAAATCGTGGCCAGCTTGACCTTGGCCGCCGGTATAGGCTTGCACGTCGCGAACATTGACACCGCGCGGCATTGTGATGGACGTGCGCGCCTGCGCGATCGGAAAGTTCCAATAATTGCCGGTGACGTTCCAGTAGAGCTCGTCGTGTGTTGGGAAATAGCGAATGGCGTTCTTGACGCGATAGCGGATCACGTAGGTGTGGTCGCCGTAATCGAGCATGACATCTTCGTCGCCGATGATGATGCGAAAGGCGTTGCCCTCGGATTCGGTATCGAACTTTTCGCGTCGGTCGTCGCGTTGGATGGTGAG
It encodes the following:
- a CDS encoding DUF2207 domain-containing protein — translated: MRLRTLFLALLALLFATPVLASEQINSFNTDIKVERDGDIIVTETLSVRVEGNEIRRGIFRDLPRFYEQDGVRYHYEYDILTIQRDDRREKFDTESEGNAFRIIIGDEDVMLDYGDHTYVIRYRVKNAIRYFPTHDELYWNVTGNYWNFPIAQARTSITMPRGVNVRDVQAYTGGQGQAGHDFAVTQAAERQTFSTTRPLNINEGLTVSVSVDKGVIDPPSTSDIAGLWWQRFGSLTVLGISMLALFVWLYRAFNRVGRDPQKGPVFPRYEAPNGYSPAGVHYVYNRGAADGHRALIATLMYLAVKGRIVVDATDKKHTELTRKSSSTSAGIEGITPEDLAFETDLFVSSNHKTLGGTYDSGFTGAYTNFSKTLAAKYGEKYFRWNIGYTIAALAVSIIVVVIAAFLANEWSIWLTLGIIALAILNFVFMYLMPAPTQEGQKLRTEIEGFRLYMETAEKLQLNAAKPGSEAPPPMTTERYEKFLPYAVALGVEKPWTTHFEKLMPQEASNYHPTWANISTGQSFASLSNSMVSNMSSGVSSSLPQSSSSSGGGGGGSSGGGGGGGGGGGW
- a CDS encoding aldo/keto reductase, with the translated sequence MQQKREIGRSGIKITPLVLGGNVFGWTADEAASFAILDAFVDQGGDAIDTADVYSAWVPGHEGGESERVIGAWLKKSGKRDKVVIGTKVGMWPKRLGIKRQNIVEACEDSLKRLGIATIDLYWLHRDDEATDAEEYTAGLEDLIKAGKIRSFGASNFKPGRFGEGIAAAKARDLHFDAQQPEYNLMNREIEAELLGQCEREGVSILPYYGLASGYLTGKYRSAEDKSKSARGGRMDKYMEGKGPAVLAALDEISACHKATQAQVALAWIMAKLPTGAPIASATSVTQLDELMGALRVTLGADDLAALDRASA
- a CDS encoding DUF423 domain-containing protein → MRLLNIFAALSGLIPLVMLVLAAHALQPAPEDLQRIQLAAFIQLGAGAAGLALSSRSGRLNLIAGAMILAGAAIFAGTLYTLAIMHNRALIMLAPVGGVTLILGWFALLFTKPNA